From Segatella copri, the proteins below share one genomic window:
- a CDS encoding glycoside hydrolase family 140 protein, whose product MKKIMITLALACGIFTAASAAKNEKPWANGKLQVSANQRFLQFENGQPFFMLGDTGWLLPERLDRAEAQYYLQKCRVAGFNTVLIQVMDGTPSFNIYGQQSLPAGWDLSKADPAGVYSYWDHLDYIIKLAEMNGIYIGMVTIWGSQVKAENINAQQAKAYGKFLANRYKNSPNIIWVMGGDIQGDIHPEVWESLATSIKSIDHNHLMTYHPRGRYTSAKWWSKAKWLDFHTFQSGHRKYGQRMGNKDYPIPDNTEEDNWMYVDSTWAYKPIKPVLDAEPSYEDIPKGLHDPNEERWQDYDVRRYAYWSVFAGSCGHTYGHNAIMQMLKPGYPTSYGSDGAEKPWYVALNDPGFNQMKHLKNLMLSLPYFERVPDQSIIAGENGERYNRLLATRGNDYLLVYNYNCVPMKLDLRKVSGSRKNVWWMDAANGQLEYIGEFDNKVITFAPQKATRGISDGVFIAIDASKDYLKKDQKMIEDQSLAGKKRDLNE is encoded by the coding sequence ATGAAAAAAATAATGATAACATTGGCGCTGGCTTGCGGAATCTTTACCGCTGCCTCTGCCGCTAAAAACGAAAAGCCTTGGGCTAATGGTAAATTACAGGTTTCTGCCAACCAGCGATTCCTGCAGTTTGAAAACGGACAGCCGTTCTTCATGTTGGGTGATACCGGCTGGCTTCTGCCGGAACGTCTGGATAGAGCCGAGGCACAGTATTATCTTCAGAAATGCCGTGTAGCGGGATTCAATACCGTTCTCATCCAGGTGATGGACGGCACACCTTCCTTTAATATCTACGGTCAGCAGTCGCTCCCTGCCGGATGGGATTTGTCAAAGGCAGACCCTGCAGGTGTCTACAGCTATTGGGATCATCTCGACTACATCATCAAACTTGCCGAGATGAACGGCATCTACATCGGCATGGTAACCATCTGGGGTTCTCAGGTAAAGGCAGAGAATATCAATGCACAGCAGGCTAAGGCATACGGAAAGTTCCTTGCCAACCGCTATAAGAATTCGCCTAATATCATCTGGGTGATGGGTGGCGATATCCAGGGTGATATCCACCCAGAGGTGTGGGAGTCGCTCGCTACCAGCATCAAGAGCATCGATCACAATCATCTCATGACCTATCATCCTCGTGGCAGATATACTTCTGCCAAATGGTGGAGCAAGGCGAAATGGCTCGATTTCCATACCTTCCAGAGTGGTCATCGCAAGTATGGTCAGCGTATGGGCAATAAGGATTATCCTATCCCTGACAATACCGAGGAGGACAACTGGATGTATGTGGATTCTACCTGGGCATACAAGCCTATCAAACCTGTGCTCGATGCCGAACCGAGCTACGAGGATATTCCGAAGGGCTTGCACGATCCTAATGAGGAGCGCTGGCAGGATTATGACGTTCGCCGCTATGCCTACTGGAGTGTCTTTGCCGGTTCCTGCGGCCATACCTATGGTCATAATGCCATCATGCAGATGTTGAAGCCGGGCTATCCTACCAGTTATGGAAGTGATGGAGCCGAGAAGCCTTGGTATGTGGCGCTCAACGATCCTGGATTCAACCAGATGAAGCATCTCAAGAATCTGATGCTCTCTCTGCCATACTTTGAGCGTGTGCCTGACCAGAGCATTATTGCCGGTGAGAATGGCGAAAGATATAACCGTCTGCTGGCTACCCGAGGCAACGATTATCTGCTGGTTTACAATTACAACTGTGTTCCGATGAAACTCGACCTCCGCAAGGTTTCGGGCAGCAGAAAGAACGTATGGTGGATGGATGCTGCCAACGGACAGCTGGAATACATCGGAGAGTTTGACAACAAGGTCATCACCTTCGCTCCTCAGAAGGCTACCCGCGGTATCAGCGATGGTGTTTTCATCGCCATTGATGCCAGCAAGGACTATCTGAAGAAAGACCAGAAGATGATAGAAGATCAGAGTCTGGCTGGTAAGAAAAGAGATTTGAATGAGTAA
- a CDS encoding glycosyl hydrolase family 95 catalytic domain-containing protein has product MKILKTITLCCLACLSLQTTAQSYKLWYDKPALVWTDALPLGNGRLGAMVYGIPATERLQLNEETIWAGQPNKNANPHAKAALPVVQNLIWQGEYRKAQDMCTEKIMSNTNFGMPYQPFGDVYISAPGMDGYSQYYRELSLDSARCLTRWTAHGVNYQREVITSFADNVVMVRFTANTPHSITFNANFTSPHDDVIIRTDGEEATLEGVAAKHEGLKGKVRFMGRMAAQIKGSEGTKTCRDGVVSVKNADEAVLYISIATNFVNYKDITGNEVERSKQALHTAMAKDAREQMAQHVAKFQSMMHRNSLWLGADKYQNLPTDERLIRFAQQDDNYLVATYYAFGRYLLICSSQPGTQPANLQGIWNDKMFPSWDSKYTTNINMEMNYWPSEMTNLSDLNEPLFRLIREVSETGKESAQTMYGKNGWILHHNTDIWRVTGGIDKAASGMWMTGGAWVSSHLWQHYLYSGDKEFLRKAYPIMKGAATFLDEMLIPEPEHGWLVISPAVSPENVHPSKDGKIAMSYGTTMDNELLHELFSSVIRASEILGEDAGYAAHLKEVLGKMAPMQIGKWGQLQEWIKDWDDPQDNHRHVSHLYALYPGNQITPEKTPELFDAARTSLIHRGDPSTGWSMGWKVCLWARLLDGNHAYKLIHNQLTLTDDHFLAYGLNKKKGGTYRNLFDAHPPFQIDGNFGCTAGIAEMLMQSHDGCVNILPALPDAWKAEGKIQGLRTRGGFLIEELAWKNGRIMSLKIRSTLGGNLRLRLPAGNRLKGIKGMKSAKGKNPNPLFSAFEQPQMQNHSEVKLNKVVLPKANTYDITTRKGETIRLF; this is encoded by the coding sequence ATGAAAATCTTAAAAACCATCACACTTTGCTGCCTGGCTTGTCTCTCTTTGCAGACTACTGCACAATCGTATAAGCTCTGGTACGACAAGCCAGCATTGGTCTGGACCGATGCCTTGCCTCTGGGCAATGGACGGTTGGGCGCCATGGTATATGGTATCCCAGCCACCGAACGCCTGCAGTTGAACGAGGAAACCATCTGGGCAGGACAGCCTAACAAGAATGCCAATCCTCATGCCAAGGCAGCTCTTCCAGTCGTGCAGAACCTCATCTGGCAGGGCGAATACCGTAAGGCACAGGATATGTGTACCGAGAAAATCATGTCGAATACCAACTTCGGAATGCCTTACCAACCCTTTGGTGATGTCTATATCTCGGCTCCCGGCATGGATGGCTATTCTCAGTATTATCGTGAACTGAGTCTGGATTCAGCCCGCTGTCTTACCCGTTGGACAGCCCATGGCGTTAACTATCAGCGCGAGGTCATTACCTCTTTTGCCGATAACGTAGTGATGGTAAGATTTACCGCCAACACGCCTCATAGTATTACTTTCAATGCCAACTTCACTTCTCCTCACGATGATGTCATCATCCGTACCGATGGCGAAGAAGCTACCCTCGAAGGAGTGGCTGCCAAGCACGAAGGTCTGAAGGGAAAGGTGAGATTCATGGGCAGAATGGCGGCTCAGATCAAGGGAAGCGAGGGTACGAAGACCTGTCGCGATGGTGTGGTCAGCGTGAAGAATGCCGATGAAGCCGTACTCTATATCTCCATCGCCACCAACTTCGTGAACTACAAGGATATCACCGGCAATGAGGTGGAGCGCAGCAAGCAGGCTCTCCATACAGCCATGGCAAAGGATGCCAGGGAACAGATGGCGCAGCATGTGGCTAAATTCCAGAGTATGATGCATCGTAACTCGCTCTGGTTGGGCGCTGATAAGTATCAGAATCTGCCTACCGATGAACGCCTTATCCGTTTTGCCCAGCAGGACGACAACTATCTCGTAGCCACCTATTATGCTTTCGGCAGATACCTTCTGATATGCAGTTCGCAGCCAGGCACACAGCCAGCCAACCTGCAGGGCATCTGGAACGATAAGATGTTCCCGTCATGGGACAGCAAGTATACCACCAACATCAACATGGAGATGAACTACTGGCCATCAGAGATGACCAATCTCTCCGATCTCAACGAACCGCTCTTCCGGTTGATTCGTGAAGTGAGCGAAACCGGAAAGGAATCGGCTCAGACCATGTATGGCAAGAACGGATGGATCTTGCATCACAATACCGATATTTGGCGAGTAACCGGTGGTATTGACAAGGCAGCATCAGGCATGTGGATGACCGGTGGTGCCTGGGTTTCCTCCCATCTCTGGCAACATTATCTCTATAGTGGCGACAAGGAATTTCTGCGCAAGGCTTATCCGATTATGAAAGGTGCAGCCACTTTCCTCGATGAGATGCTGATACCGGAGCCAGAGCATGGCTGGCTCGTGATTTCGCCAGCTGTGAGTCCAGAGAATGTGCATCCTTCGAAGGATGGAAAGATAGCCATGAGCTATGGCACCACGATGGATAATGAATTGCTCCACGAACTCTTCTCTTCTGTCATCAGAGCGAGCGAGATTCTGGGAGAAGATGCCGGATATGCAGCTCATCTGAAGGAAGTGTTAGGAAAAATGGCTCCGATGCAGATTGGCAAGTGGGGACAGCTGCAGGAATGGATCAAGGACTGGGATGATCCTCAGGATAATCATCGCCATGTGAGTCATCTCTACGCCCTCTATCCAGGTAATCAGATTACACCGGAGAAGACACCGGAACTCTTCGATGCTGCCCGTACTTCGCTGATACATCGTGGCGACCCGAGTACAGGTTGGTCGATGGGATGGAAGGTTTGTCTCTGGGCTCGCCTTCTGGATGGTAATCATGCCTACAAGCTGATTCACAACCAGTTGACCCTGACCGATGACCACTTCCTCGCCTATGGATTGAACAAGAAGAAAGGTGGAACCTATCGCAATCTCTTCGATGCACATCCACCGTTCCAGATAGATGGCAACTTCGGCTGTACTGCCGGTATCGCCGAGATGCTGATGCAGAGCCATGACGGATGTGTCAATATCCTGCCGGCTCTTCCTGATGCCTGGAAGGCTGAAGGAAAGATACAGGGGCTCCGCACGAGAGGTGGTTTCCTCATCGAGGAACTGGCATGGAAGAATGGCAGAATCATGTCGCTCAAGATCCGTTCTACTCTCGGTGGCAATCTCCGTCTCCGTCTGCCGGCAGGTAACCGGTTAAAGGGCATTAAGGGTATGAAATCTGCCAAGGGCAAGAATCCGAATCCGCTCTTTTCTGCCTTCGAACAGCCACAGATGCAGAATCATTCAGAAGTGAAACTCAACAAGGTGGTGTTGCCAAAGGCAAATACCTATGACATCACTACACGAAAGGGAGAGACCATCCGATTGTTTTAA